The proteins below are encoded in one region of Hordeum vulgare subsp. vulgare chromosome 3H, MorexV3_pseudomolecules_assembly, whole genome shotgun sequence:
- the LOC123442431 gene encoding anthranilate synthase beta subunit 1, chloroplastic-like — translation MACSHLAAAASSPAAAALRSGATSTTAGFARLPATHRTEKGLLALSGRRAVKLVVVATGSAVPAPASVPSTVKKPIIVIDNYDSFTYNLCQYMGELGLNFEVYRNDELTIEDVKRMNPRGILISPGPGEPQDSGISLQAVLELGPTIPIFGVCMGLQCIGEAFGGKIIRVPSGVMHGKSSPVHYDEVLGKGIFEGLSNPFAAARYHSLVIEQESFPHEELEITAWTEDGLIMAARHKKHKHIQGVQFHPESIITPEGKRIILNFARYVEEFEKQTSEGN, via the exons ATGGCCTGCTCCCAccttgccgccgccgcctcctcaccgGCAGCCGCTGCGTTGCGTTCTGGGGCGACATCGACAACCGCCGGTTTCGCGCGCCTTCCCGCAACTCACC GTACTGAGAAAGGCTTGTTGGCCCTCAGTGGTAGGAGGGCCGTGAAGCTGGTGGTCGTTGCCACCGGGTCGGCCGTGCCGGCGCCGGCGTCCGTCCCGTCAACGGTGAAGAAGCCCATCATCGTTATCGACAACTACGATAGCTTTACCTACAACCTGTGTCAG TATATGGGGGAGCTTGGATTAAATTTTGAGGTGTACCGCAATGATGAACTTACCATAGAGGATGTAAAGAG GATGAATCCACGAGGAATACTTATTTCTCCAGGGCCTG GTGAACCACAAGATTCAGGTATATCATTGCAGGCTGTTCTGGAACTCGGGCCAACCATCCCAATATTCGGAGTTTGCATGGGTCTGCAGTGCATTGGAGAGGCTTTTGGAG GGAAGATTATTCGCGTTCCTTCTGGTGTGATGCATGGAAAAAGCTCCCCTGTTCACTATGACGAAGTTTTAGGAAAGGGTATATTCGAGGGCTTGTCAAA CCCTTTTGCCGCTGCAAGATATCATAGCTTGGTCATTGAGCAGGAAAGCTTCCCACACGAGGAACTGGAAATCACGGCATGGACTGAAGATGGACTTATCATGGCTGCTCGGCACAAGAAGCACAAGCATATCCAG gGGGTTCAGTTCCACCCAGAGAGTATCATCACCCCTGAAGGCAAGAGAATCATCCTCAACTTTGCGAGATACGTCGAGGAGTTCGAGAAGCAGACCTCAGAGGGGAACTAG